tcaacttcatctttttgcaagtacaagtctttgaaacttCCAATCTTTACTTGGTTGGCATTTGACGATTCCTCCTTTTGGTAGACTGAGTCATGCAAGGTAATCTGGTAGAGGTAGTTGTCAATCATGCTAGTGATGGGTTGAGAGTTGGAGATTGCGGTTATCAGTTTTTTCAACCGTTCGaaatcttgatcttcttggttAACTTCTGCTCTAATGAGGGCTTCGTACTCATCCCTCTTGAGCTTTAAATCATCTTGTAGATGATGAACTGTTGATTCATGGGCTTTGATTTGACTTCTTAGATTGGGCCTTaaaaattttgggattTCGTTCTTTAAGAAGTTCAAATGCTGTAAAAAGTTTTGAATGCTCGAGTTCATCTCATCCTGATTATCGGAAGCTAAGATTATATGGGAATTGGCTTGTATTAAACTTTCAACCTGAGCCAATTTCTGCGTAAACTCTTGCGGAAACATTTTATGGACAGCGAGGTTTTGAGACTGAACTAGCCAGCCCTTGTAAGCCTCCACTGCATCTTTTACACCGGAGTCCTGGTAGTTGACATTATAATTTTCAGACACATCAGACATTAGTCCGCTCAATTGGTTGATCTTGGAGATCAAGTTGTCCACGTATTGGGATTTGCTTAAAATCATTTTCTCCACAAAACTGAATTTCCCGATCATATAGCTCGATGGCTTATCAATTCTCCCTTCGGCGAAGATAGTTGGTAGTTCTTGTTGGAAATATTCTAATAATTGCAAACGTTTTTCCTCTTCCACTTTCGAGTCACAGCGGAGTTTGCTGAGACTGTGTAGCTTTAGAAAGttgaacttcttgacaTTCTCGTTCACCACACGATCGTTCAATGACCTTGAATAATTGTCTTGCAAAGAGTTTAGAATCTTCAGCAGCGACTCGTAAGCTTTGGTGACCTGTACAATCTTTTTGAAGGACGAATCGATTTCCAACGTAATGGAATTGACGTCAATTTGTTCATACTCATAAAGCATTGGGTTATCAGCCATCAATTGTTCTGCATATCTTGCCTTAGTTTGGCTTAAAACGAGTTCATTACTTACCAACTTTTTGGacaattcttcaatacgTTCTGCCAGTAGTTCCTTATCAACAGGTTTTTGTTCAGAATCCAGATTGTAGTTGTGATACAGTTTTCTCACCGCCTGAGCACCTTCTTCATATCTCTTGGTCTCTGTCTCCACGATCTTGTCCCAAGATTCCTTCAATTCAGAACAAGTTGCACCTCTGTAAAATGGTTCAAGCCCAGACAATAATTCGTCTGAGCAATCACAACAATCACATACTCCGTCTCCAACTTTACTCTGAGATATGTATTTTGGGATGAACCCTTCATTAGCACAATAGAATTGCGGTCCCGCGATTCCACATGCACCAGTCCCAGGTTCATCAGAGCCATCGGGACAATCGCATGCACCATCGTTGATCTGATCAGCTCTTAGTACAACTGAGGAATCATCCAGACAGGTCCAATGGTTCGAACTGGCTTCATACAAATGCTGTCTCGACGGTTCCACCCCGACAATCAGAGAACTAGAGAGAGCGATTCCGCTCAAAGCAGACCACAATACCAGCGTTCTTATCATTCTTTGACCTCTTCGACCAGTTTTTTCTCAAGAGCTAGACCCTTCAAATTGCATCGCTCTTTTGCCATATGAACAGGTACAACAGCTTAAAGAATAAAAACTGACCAAGCATAAACCCCAGAGCTTATGATGACCTTACCAGAACTACTTGATGGATTTAAGTGTTGTTAGAGGTTATACCTTTACATAGACAAGAATTCACGTGATACTTCAAAGCTTGCCAGTTTGGGCAAAATAAAAACAAGCGATGAGACTTGAAGGAGGTTTGAAACTGATCGACAGTGAGGATCTAGCTCGAAGATTGCATTTGATATCAACCTTTAGTGCCGAGGCTAGCTAGCTATACCTTATTTGCCTGAAAGTACTGGGTTTGGTCCCTCACCTTTTGTCAAGATACCGGTGTCTATTGCTCTGTTGTTCGATTGCGTTGTTGCCGCACTATTGTACTATATGATCCCACAAGAGCTGATGAGAAGTACAAGTTGTAGTATGGGACCGGAGTCACTAATAGAGCTACCTTTGAATGTGTTATTTCGAATACTGTGTTTCTTAGAGTTGGAAGAGCTCCGAAACGTAGCAAGATGTTGTAAATTGATGCGAATATTGGTCAATGAGAATTTGATGCTTACGAATAATTTGGTGGAACTAAATAGTAGCCGTGACCAGTGGACTAGGAGGCTTTTCTTCGATGTTTTTGATATTTTAAATGGGAGCAGAAACGTTCTTATGAAGCTGACTATGGAAAATAGAGTCTCAATATTTGATTCTGTACGCTATGTGCAGCAGAAATGCGAACTGGGATACTCTGCTAATGAAACGCAACTTTTGCTGATGCAgaatgaagatttggacTTCATGAATGACATACGAGATGCAAAAGAAAATTATGAGAGTGAGGCTAAGGACCGGGGAAAAGAAACCTTAACgtatttgaagattttacAGGGATTCCATAACTTAGCCCTAGCTTCGCGGGATAATACGGAGGAGATTGCGGCTCCAGTgcaagatgatgaagaccTTGCAACCCCGGTGAAGAACGACACAACAATCTTTCAACCATGTCCGAAACAGACAAGAACTATCTCACCCACAACTTCTAGCTATTCAAAATCCTCTGAAGGGTCTCTGTTTTCTGATCTACCACCAAAGCTTTCAGACCGTGGTTGGCACTCATCCATCTACGAGCTCGAGCACGTCTCAGACCATGCGAGTGCTAGTGGTTCTGAGGATGATAGTTTTTCCTCAAATGACTCCATGGTCCGGCTGAGAAACTCCACAAAAGTGAAAGACAAAGCAGCTCTATTTGAGAAACTAATCTCCAAGGACTTCGGATTATTAAGCAATCCCAAGAAATGTCAAACGAGAAAATCCTATGGTGCGTTGAGCGCAGACAGCATAGATTTACGACCAGCAAGCAGTAAGAGAACCATATCTCAAGGATACCTCAAAGAACTTGAGAGATGCAACTTGCCATCGCGTTCCAGCACGCCaatacttcaagaagatctcaCACGCATGGATAGGTCTATTTCGAAGTATCAGGACCACATCCTAGCGGAATACGATGTCGAGATAAAGGCACTCACAGATTTTCAAGACGATAGTGGGAAGAGGCCCCGAAAGCTCAATTCCAGGATATCTCAAAGAAGTAAACTAAAGGCTTTTGTCACAGAAGACAACAAAATCTGTTATGAAAGATTGTAACGCACCATGGTGGTAGCGTAACAAAGGACTAGCATATACCCAATTAATGATGACTCATGTAAGGATTTTTATAATGTTTTATAGTAATAATATGAACTGCTTTTGAATAAGAGTCCTTTCACGTGATACTTTCCGATCTGTATTCGTTATAGTAATTAATCGAAAAATTCTGTGATATTGCACAGTTTAGATGGTAGTGTAAGATTATTGTATTGGCTCGTAAGGTCTTACCAGTAGCCATTCAATTGAGTTAAAGGGCTTTTTTTGATTGACACCCTTTTGTCCAGAGGAAAATGAGTAATCCAGACGGTACTTCATCGACGAATGCCATGATGCGCAGTTCACAAAGTGCATCGATGGATCGATCGAAATCGAGCAATCATGGAGAGACTAAAGCGGAATTCAACTCTAGGCTACTTTGGCCTGATATGATAAAAATACCTGTGAATCCATGGACATTCACTTGTAAAGAAGTCATCGAGAAATTGGGAAGTAATCCACAGGTAACAGCTGAGATGAAACGATGCATGGAAAAGTGCTTAATTTATTTCTACAcagcgaagaagaaactaaACCTATTCGATCACACTTATACCGCAGCGTGTAtccttttcttcagatATTGGTATGTCTACGGCTTACCGAACACATTAACGGACTGTATTCACATCTCCCAGGCTATTTTAGTGACAGCTTGTAAGACAATGGAGAACAACAGACCAATCGAGGCATACGTAAAGATTACCTGCGAATTCTTAGTCAAGGATTTGAATGGTTTAAGATCAAAGCAGAACATGGATAAAGTGAAATGGGATGTAAGAGATAGATTGGTAGAAAACGAGAAAAAAATATTGTGCTCGTTCGGATTTGACTTGAATATTGAAAATCCCAAGGAATTGGTCGAAGATATGTTCAGCGGTTACTATCGTTTAAACAGAGACTATGACCTACCCGAAGATTTCAAGCAAGTCTTcccaaagattttgcaaGAAGCAAGGAATTTCATCGTACAAGCAGTTACACAGCCGGTGTCCCTGCTGTGTGATGGCTACACATTCGTCGCACTGGCTCTTATATATTGTGGTCTCCAGTATAAGAAGCTTGTCGACGACAAGTTCCAATTTCCCGTCAACTTCTTTTCTAGGAAATTCCCGACGCAAGTCACTGCTCAAAGGTTCGAAGATATATTCACTGACTACCGCATCATAGAGGAAAATTTCTTCGATTTAAAGAGTAACAAGAGGGAGAAACTGGAGATCAGTGCTTCTGACATCAACAGCATCATCCAGGAACCAACAGGACCAACGGAACCCACAGAAAACCccgatgaaatttcaaatccttaTGATTAcaaattgataaaatctGGTGAAGTGAGGCAAGAGCTAATGGATCATatagagaagagaattcagGAACAATATGAGAAGGTTATCTTGGAGTCCAAGAAACGATCATCTCCAGAAAACTTGTCCGAAGTGGAACCAACCGCAAAGAAGCCCAAAGTATGACTAAATAAAAATTACAGTACACTTAAGGACCCACCATGATGTTACGGGATGGTAGTAAGAGCACCAAAACACCTATAATACGACTTTTAATTCTACTCATTAAAGTTTATTAACTTGTCGATCAAACCGGGTAAATCGCTGGTGATTACGGAGGACTAGTAAGTTCAACCAAAGTGGCCTCTTCAAGGCTTTGATGTAGACAGATCAGACCTCAAATCAAGTCGATAggcttttcaaagagtctgCGATTTGCAAAGCTTGTTTTTTTCTTACCTCAGGTTCGACTGAGCCTGGGTTTTTAGCCTAAAGTTTGGCAAAATTCAAGGTGGTGATAAGGAGACCGCTTTGAGAATGGCAGACACAGAGGTATCTTTTACTCCAGAGTACTCTAACGAGCTCCTCCGATGTGTTCAAAATTTATATGAGGATGATATTAAACACTACTTCACACAGTCTAAATTGGAAAAACTGCTGGATCTGTTGGAACATACAGAGTATCTGTTTGAATCATACTTGCAATTTCTGCATGAGAAAAATAATCAGGATGCATTGACTGCATTCATTATTGGTTGTTATTATCTTTATCTGATTGTCCCTCAATCGATCGAATTTCAGACTAGGAATAAATCCTACAGCATATTTAATGATCTTATGAAGATGTATCAGAATCAAGCTAATATGACCAACGTGCTACTAATGGTGAAAGATGAGGTGGATTCTATTCTGGATAGGAATGCAAgagaattcaaagagtttgaacaCCAAAAGGCGCGCACGAGAGCTTACTCTGTCCCAGATCGCAATTTTGAGTCTCGTCTGACAAACCTCAACATTCATAACGAGAATCCGCTGCCGCTTGGTGATCATCAGGCGGCTTCCAAGTCAGAACAGGGTCGGGAAGACATGAATAACCTTCAGAATGATGAGGACTCTTCGCCAGTATGGACTGCTCCACCTTTGGAGCCTAACGATCAGTTAAGGATTGCATTGGATGCAACACCTCTGTCTCCATCGATTATGGCATTGGATCAACCAATGGCTACTAAAGAGCTCGCTATCTCTACTTCGAGGAAGGCCCTGTCTAGAAGAGCAAGTGCTATGGGGCCTACTCCGTACCCtattgaagagttggaCATTTCTGGGCAGGACGGTAACAGTCACTATGATGAACTTGGTTTCAATAAGACCCTCTGGAATGCAAACGTGGATAGACAAACAACTCATAGAAAGGACTCATACCATTCCGTCTATATGTTTGAAGGAGGGTCGGATGACCACATGCCATCGatatcaaaagattttACTCAAGGTTTAGAAAGATTGCAGAAGCAAAGCATTATTACAGCACCAGAGCTATTCACAATTTTGTCAAGCTCCGAAGAGAGCGAAAAATTACTGTTGATTGACTTTAGATtatcgaaaagatcaaaagtCAATCACATTATTGCACCCACTACAGTTGAGATAGACCCACGTCAGCTTTGGGATCCGAAAACAAATACACCGATTTCGAATGCCGCCACTTTagatgaaatcatcaaaaagccagcatttcttgaaagaggcTCATACGATTACATTGTTTACTACACCGATATGAAGACTTACATGACCATTGATTACGACTACATGTTCACATTGTTTTATCTATTGACGGCGTCCCCCACGGTAAACCTGCGGTCTTTACCAACTCATCTACTTGGTGGATACgagaaatggaagaaaatcatgAAGAATTACTCGGTTGACCATGGGGTGAATATGGACAATTATATTTATAGACCTTATGGTGAAAGCAAGAAGGCTTTACCTGATACATCGAGCAAAAGAACTCCTGAGCTGCCTTCCTGGAAGCCTCCTGCAATACCACCTCGCATTAGAAAGCGCCCGCCACCTCCACCGCCTATCAGCGTTCCTGTACCTACCGAAAAACCTCCGGCGGCGCCGCCGCCTCCTATTCCTCCCAAGGTATCGTTGGAAACTCATCCAGAAGAGCCGCCTGCAGTGGATGATCATTCGGTAGAAACGACTAGGCCCACTAGAATAACCAGAAAGGCTATCGGATCTAGACCTTTGCATACACATCCACATGATCAGCGTCTGAGCTTACAAAGGCACTATTCGATCCCaactattgaaaaaagCTCTAATACTTATGTTTCTCTCTCCATCACTGGACTCAGGAACCTGGGGAATACTTGTTACATCAATAGCATGCTTCAATGTCTGTTTGCTACCACCAAGTTCAGAGATTTATTTGTCTCAGGAAAATTCGAagagttcttcaatcaGAATTATAGTAATAGGCCTCAActttccaaatctttcaacattttATTCAGAAAGATGTATATCAATGGTGGTTGCTCTGTGGTTCCTACCagttttctcaaagttcTGGATCATCTGAGACCAGATTTGAGAATCCCAGATGACCAACAAGATACGCAAGAATTTTTAATGGTTACTCTTGATAGATTACATGATGAACTGTCAAATCAAGCCGCGGTGGCTAATGAGTATCCCGACTTGCTTTTATATGATGAACATCAAATGGATGTCAACGGTAAGGAGTATAAGAAATGGTTTGAGGAAAGCGTGATTGGAAATGGTCTTGCTCCCATTGATCACATATTTCAGGGACAGATCGAGAACATACTGGAGTGTCAACGGTGCGGGAATTCATCGTTTAGCTATTCCACATTTTATGTTCTTTCTTTAGCTATTCCAAAACCATCTACCTCCACTTTTTCAAGGGCCAAGAGAGTGAAGTTGGAGGATTGCATCAACATGTTCACCAATGACGAGATACTTTCAGGAGAAAACGCCTGGGATTGCCCAAAATGTGGTTCTGCCGTCACTGACATGGGTCCCaaccatttgaagaagtctaagaagaagaaaaaatcagaACTTGGAGAGGAACGACGTAGTAAAAGCGGATTCTTCCGTATACACTCCAagtcaaagagatcaaaatcTCCATTTAGAATGCTGGGAAGCACGAAATTTCCTTTAGCCATGGAAGATTGGAAGAGCAAGGAATTATCCACTAAAAAAACTCTGaatttcatttttcttccaccCGTTTTAATTATCCATCTCTCAAGATTTTACTATGACTTGACGAAGAAAAACGACACTATCGTCACCTACCCGCTAGTATTAAACATAATCCTTAAAAATAACGAAACAGCCAGATACAGACTTTACGCCGTTGTAAATCATACCGGCAATCTTATCAGTGGACATTATACATCGTTAGTCAATAAAGAGCCAATGCATAAATTGGATAAAGGTCGACAAAAATGGTACtactttgatgatgaggttgtcaaagaagagactaaGCATGGTAATATAGACCAAGGCATTTTAAAAGTATCAAGTAGTGATGTCTACGTTCTGTTCTATGAACGTTTGGACTAAATAAATAGTTACGAAAAATAATGATCTAATAGTGTATTT
This DNA window, taken from Torulaspora delbrueckii CBS 1146 chromosome 2, complete genome, encodes the following:
- the GTB1 gene encoding Gtb1p (similar to Saccharomyces cerevisiae GTB1 (YDR221W); ancestral locus Anc_8.431), which translates into the protein MIRTLVLWSALSGIALSSSLIVGVEPSRQHLYEASSNHWTCLDDSSVVLRADQINDGACDCPDGSDEPGTGACGIAGPQFYCANEGFIPKYISQSKVGDGVCDCCDCSDELLSGLEPFYRGATCSELKESWDKIVETETKRYEEGAQAVRKLYHNYNLDSEQKPVDKELLAERIEELSKKLVSNELVLSQTKARYAEQLMADNPMLYEYEQIDVNSITLEIDSSFKKIVQVTKAYESLLKILNSLQDNYSRSLNDRVVNENVKKFNFLKLHSLSKLRCDSKVEEEKRLQLLEYFQQELPTIFAEGRIDKPSSYMIGKFSFVEKMILSKSQYVDNLISKINQLSGLMSDVSENYNVNYQDSGVKDAVEAYKGWLVQSQNLAVHKMFPQEFTQKLAQVESLIQANSHIILASDNQDEMNSSIQNFLQHLNFLKNEIPKFLRPNLRSQIKAHESTVHHLQDDLKLKRDEYEALIRAEVNQEDQDFERLKKLITAISNSQPITSMIDNYLYQITLHDSVYQKEESSNANQVKIGSFKDLYLQKDEVESKYFEYLKSKYPNEDDLFPALTNEIDNTHIEYLIGSLHNINNGLILQYGGGDKCWNGPMRAARVTVHCGKNFQILNVYETTKCNYSVDLEGPIGCNLSL
- the MFB1 gene encoding Mfb1p (similar to Saccharomyces cerevisiae MFB1 (YDR219C); ancestral locus Anc_8.430), with the protein product MRSTSCSMGPESLIELPLNVLFRILCFLELEELRNVARCCKLMRILVNENLMLTNNLVELNSSRDQWTRRLFFDVFDILNGSRNVLMKLTMENRVSIFDSVRYVQQKCELGYSANETQLLLMQNEDLDFMNDIRDAKENYESEAKDRGKETLTYLKILQGFHNLALASRDNTEEIAAPVQDDEDLATPVKNDTTIFQPCPKQTRTISPTTSSYSKSSEGSLFSDLPPKLSDRGWHSSIYELEHVSDHASASGSEDDSFSSNDSMVRLRNSTKVKDKAALFEKLISKDFGLLSNPKKCQTRKSYGALSADSIDLRPASSKRTISQGYLKELERCNLPSRSSTPILQEDLTRMDRSISKYQDHILAEYDVEIKALTDFQDDSGKRPRKLNSRISQRSKLKAFVTEDNKICYERL
- the BUR2 gene encoding Bur2p (similar to Saccharomyces cerevisiae BUR2 (YLR226W); ancestral locus Anc_8.429); the protein is MSNPDGTSSTNAMMRSSQSASMDRSKSSNHGETKAEFNSRLLWPDMIKIPVNPWTFTCKEVIEKLGSNPQVTAEMKRCMEKCLIYFYTAKKKLNLFDHTYTAACILFFRYWYVYGLPNTLTDCIHISQAILVTACKTMENNRPIEAYVKITCEFLVKDLNGLRSKQNMDKVKWDVRDRLVENEKKILCSFGFDLNIENPKELVEDMFSGYYRLNRDYDLPEDFKQVFPKILQEARNFIVQAVTQPVSLLCDGYTFVALALIYCGLQYKKLVDDKFQFPVNFFSRKFPTQVTAQRFEDIFTDYRIIEENFFDLKSNKREKLEISASDINSIIQEPTGPTEPTENPDEISNPYDYKLIKSGEVRQELMDHIEKRIQEQYEKVILESKKRSSPENLSEVEPTAKKPKV
- the UBP7 gene encoding ubiquitin-specific protease UBP7 (similar to Saccharomyces cerevisiae UBP7 (YIL156W) and UBP11 (YKR098C); ancestral locus Anc_5.712), translating into MADTEVSFTPEYSNELLRCVQNLYEDDIKHYFTQSKLEKLLDLLEHTEYLFESYLQFLHEKNNQDALTAFIIGCYYLYLIVPQSIEFQTRNKSYSIFNDLMKMYQNQANMTNVLLMVKDEVDSILDRNAREFKEFEHQKARTRAYSVPDRNFESRLTNLNIHNENPLPLGDHQAASKSEQGREDMNNLQNDEDSSPVWTAPPLEPNDQLRIALDATPLSPSIMALDQPMATKELAISTSRKALSRRASAMGPTPYPIEELDISGQDGNSHYDELGFNKTLWNANVDRQTTHRKDSYHSVYMFEGGSDDHMPSISKDFTQGLERLQKQSIITAPELFTILSSSEESEKLLLIDFRLSKRSKVNHIIAPTTVEIDPRQLWDPKTNTPISNAATLDEIIKKPAFLERGSYDYIVYYTDMKTYMTIDYDYMFTLFYLLTASPTVNLRSLPTHLLGGYEKWKKIMKNYSVDHGVNMDNYIYRPYGESKKALPDTSSKRTPELPSWKPPAIPPRIRKRPPPPPPISVPVPTEKPPAAPPPPIPPKVSLETHPEEPPAVDDHSVETTRPTRITRKAIGSRPLHTHPHDQRLSLQRHYSIPTIEKSSNTYVSLSITGLRNLGNTCYINSMLQCLFATTKFRDLFVSGKFEEFFNQNYSNRPQLSKSFNILFRKMYINGGCSVVPTSFLKVLDHLRPDLRIPDDQQDTQEFLMVTLDRLHDELSNQAAVANEYPDLLLYDEHQMDVNGKEYKKWFEESVIGNGLAPIDHIFQGQIENILECQRCGNSSFSYSTFYVLSLAIPKPSTSTFSRAKRVKLEDCINMFTNDEILSGENAWDCPKCGSAVTDMGPNHLKKSKKKKKSELGEERRSKSGFFRIHSKSKRSKSPFRMLGSTKFPLAMEDWKSKELSTKKTLNFIFLPPVLIIHLSRFYYDLTKKNDTIVTYPLVLNIILKNNETARYRLYAVVNHTGNLISGHYTSLVNKEPMHKLDKGRQKWYYFDDEVVKEETKHGNIDQGILKVSSSDVYVLFYERLD